In Aedes albopictus strain Foshan chromosome 3, AalbF5, whole genome shotgun sequence, the genomic window ttgatggttggccaaattcagtccttttagaattaagcgaatctgtttccgagactaaaatttgaatcgaaaaatgttcgaagtgttacgtctgtttgtctgtggtgacattgttttcctttcggcattcaaaaacccaacactgttcctttttttaaacaagctttttttagaatttaggcaattggtacaattataggaattataactgctttcattttcaacatagatgtttccttctttgctgcataggctgttctttcgaattgcacttttcaggaaattatcggcatcacaactgcttactttttcaacatagattttccctttttttctacatgggctgttctttcgagttgcaatgtttaggtaattatcggcaccacaagcacaggtgtttagaaatttgaaaaaaaaatatataataaatataacatcaatttaacaccggtggttgcaataatgcccataatttcctgaaaagtgcaatttgaaagaacagcctatgtagaaaagaagggagaatctatgttgaaaatgtaagcagttataattccaaaataattactaattgccttaattctaagaaaaaaattgttttaaaagaaggaacattgttgggttttttgaaagccaaaaggaaaacaatgatacctttttccttcttcattaaaaatatttagaattgctggcattaaaactgcttatacctatgatcactttttctattccatagtattggaataatgataaaagcccttctcataccgcatgcatgaagggcctttgaagcgaataattaggaacatCCATTGGGATGGATTCCTCCAACCATTTGCgtagaaaaacgtggtcagttgagtctttccgagtaactcaaagttttcgtaattgtaattgtaattgtaattgctcagtccacacccaggccgacaactgtcagcccatctgcttgtaggcagatgtggacctactaagcctcccccgttaacatgtcctacaccgaattagcacaccgggatcttccacaggcaggcgctggcgttaccagtcccaacaagtgtcagatacattcaatagatggggtagagaatataagaagatgtgggaataggatgggaagaggcagaaaatgaagagatagtagagaagtttcgattttgttgctgaaacgagaaaaagaaacaatgataaagaacattagcgatatgttcgtagattttgatttggtcgataatttctcatctatttttttccatatcgttgcatcggtgaccattttcatcgcctttctagtttttgttagggccagctcgcgttttttcgtcatgtcctctttgccggttggcgacgttcgggatgtaagtagaaaagcatgcatttaatatgattagtacgacagtaattgtgattgctcagtacttccagcccatttgtccgcagtacatatcaggcatcccgttttaacaagtcctacacagaattagaaacccggatcttccacagacagtcctaactagtgtcagataagttcaattgaggataggaagcggcaaaatgagaaaACAGTAGAGAAGGTTTGATTCATTGGTAGCTGTGctcatgtgatgtttgtctgacattttaaaactattttacgtaagtgtttaactctccaccccaaatttaataccggaaaaatatctgatcagatgtatagtttggcaatactttgtccacattgaaatgcttttgttaatacatcttttatcaagaaggaataaagttgtttactgttataaaataattcaattaaaggacagctaatgtatttgtaatccagaataaacctacagaaaatgtctcaataaaaagttaactctagttcttcagactctagtttaatttaaaaacacttcactaatactttacttttgcaaaagaaaataaaaaatgaataactcttttaaagaaaaactagaaaggacgagcaaattccttttaattctactactgtgcttatcttcggacagataggcctatttcgtctgtgacttacagacttcttcagtgtcaagtgctcgactgaagaaaacctcgcattcgttgtggtatttatactagaagtgtatgtgtaggtacgtgtgtgggtaaaagcgtaggtataaaaatgtaggtacaaattgtaggtacagttttataaaaaaggggtgtatctacctgttagaaaacagggtgtcaataagatacctaaagctaggaaaattcctaccgatttggtaggtagtcaattggtgtttgttgtgttattttttcctgccgatttggtaggtagtcaatttgtgttttgtgtattgtgtaatgttttgtgtgtgttaggtaaaaatttaattaattttcctagctttaggtatcttattgacaccctgttttctaacaggtagatacaccccttttttataaaactgtacctacaatttgtacctacatttttatacctacgcttttacccacacacgtacctacacatacacttctagtataaataccacaacgaatgcgaggttttcttcagtcgagcacttgacactgaagaagtctgtaagtcacagacgaaataggcctatctgtccgaagataagcacagtagtagaattaaaaggaatttgctcgtcctttctagtttttctttaaaagagttattcattttttattttcttttgcaaaagtaaagtattagtgaagtgtttttaaattaaactagagtctgaagtaacaagttctactaaaagctctaaagtaatagtaaagtgaagatggcaaccaagccaaagtcagagccgaataagttcatcgagttgaagaagaccatcgcaggattacacaaggatatcgcgtttctcaagaagtgtataaagtacaggcttactcccgtaagtcacaaggtaaaagttaaaacagccacaaaccccaacatagtaaagacacttgaacaaacactcatcaaagaaagcatcaaaaaactacacagcaagatcaacatgaaaactttggaatgttattctctccatttaaagttagcgaaagattatcctgaatctttccctaattttctaacaaaagtaaaagttgcagaattttgtgaatcagaaagaaaaagaaaattactagataaaaaacttaaagcattaaagatgcaaaatccaaagtttacatgttcttctacacaaccacaaaacacaacacaagaactaactgggttagtggtcaatcgctcttccgaacagtttacggaagaacagttgacccttctcaacaaaggtcttaactacgcagtacactctaaaccagattcaacacaaaccataatcgacattgaaacagctatcaacacgaacaatttacagacaccacagattcaagaaatcagaacacaaacagctaacactattcaaaacacacaacaaaacaaattgaacaaagaacacctgaaagaacaacgaataatcaaagaacttaaccagaaaccagttttctatctgaaagctgacaaaggaaacaaaacagtaatcatgaacaaagaggactatgatgaaataatgaataacaagattcaaaatggaccttaccgaaaacaacgtactgatcctcttccaggattagtaagacgtgttgacaaaactctcaaagagtctacaccagttttaggaagcgtcattaaaagcctgaaagaatctaacccttcattgccaagaataaaaggacttcccaaagttcataaacctggaaatgaaatgcgtgagattgtttcagccattggttcacctacacacaaaattgccaaatatttagtacaagaattccaaaacatgcctaaaaaatttcacagtagatctgtcaagaattccgaacaattcacagaactagtacagaatttatccgttaacgacgatgaaattttagtttcattcgacgttaaatcactttttccaagcattccagttaaagaggccattaacctactagaagattggcttctgaaccaatatgaagattcagattcagattggattaagaaagttcgtacatacatcaaattaaccaaactttgtatggaagaaaattatttttcgttcagaaatgaaacctacaaacaacttaatggtgcccccatgggcaatccactttctccatttttaagtgaaatttttatggcaaatttggaaaaacgcttagaaaacaacaaacagcttcctgaagtctggtggagatacgttgacgacgtgtttagcattgttaagaaacatcttttacctgaaatcttgaacaatatcaataatgcacacaaaaacatcgaatttacttgtgaaattgaacagaacaaccaactaccatttttggacatactcatcgtaaaacaagaatcaacactttccttcgaaatttacagaaaaccgacacacactcaacgcactattccaaattcatcaaatcactcacatcaacacaaaattgcatccttcaatcacatgatacaccgaatgcagacacttccacttagtgaaacaggaaaaacgaaagaacttaattacattttcgaaacagcacagttgaacggttacacaaaacaaacaatacaacagatcatcaacaaaaagacacaacaacaatacagacgttctttgactacactgacacggacagaacctacacttaaacggataattgtgaactacaacaatgacaccaaaaaactccgaccaattctcagaaagtttggttttgaattagttttcacaagcaaagctaaccaacttcaaactctcttaggatctacgaaagacccgttggacaacttaacaaaatctggtgtttacaaaataacatgtaatcactgtgacaaaatatacataggacaaacaaaacgcacactcaacacacgattcaaagaacacataacggaagtatcaaaagcacacaaagacacagacaagggactcattcaccattttaaatctaaagttgctgaacatattttcaatgaaggacattttttgaatacttcaaatattaaactcttacgacacattacaaatccatggaaacttgatgttgcagaaagtttagaaatttaaaaacaaaacaataaaaaactactgaacaaggatcagggcaatgggtacacgtggctgtttaaatttttacctaacacacacaaaacattacacaatacacaaaacacaaattgactacctaccaaatcggcaggaaaaaataacacaacaaacaccaattgactacctaccaaatcggtaggaattttcctagctttaggtatcttattgacaccctgttttctaacaggtagatacaccccttttttataaaactgtacctacaatttgtacctacatttttatacctacgcttttacccacacacgtacctacacatacacttctagtataaataccacaacgaatgcgaggttttcttcagtcgagcacttgacactgaagaagtctgtaagtcacagacgaaataggcctatctgtccgaagataagcacagtagtagaattaaaaggaatttgctcgtcctttctagtttttctttaaaagagttattcattttttattttcttttgcaaaagtaaagtattagtgaagtgtttttaaattaaactagagtctgaagtaacaagttctactaaaagctctaaagtaatagtaaagtaactctagttcaactaactacacaaactaaaaagtgttatcatattttaccaatgatttcatcctaatcttgaccctaacatagttatgcgcttagtgtaagtaGACGCCTCTTATGATcttggttggacaatgaccaaaaatagtgttgtttcgacaatagtcacatactatgccctacgacattgacgattctattgtctatggctcacctatttcgtgccacccagcagggacttggtctggtacccaattcagtatatccgctccacgtaatgtaccgcacctcttttgatttgtgatatattacgcggaacattactctcttccagtggcgtagccagaaattgtctctgggaggggttttcaacggtcaatgataccttttttgatttgacacttacattttgtaaacagtaacgaGCAATCGTATTCGAAgtttaaaaatagcggcgcagccgaaaatttttttcgtcgcaaagcgttttatactgaaaatttgttccacaaattttggctctggggggggttttaaccctgaaaccccccccgtggctacgccagtgctctcttcattcggatagcggctatgtaacccattggattaaaagcctccatccaacatgaagcgattaattaaagactgaagactctataccaaatttggctcagagacaggtaatcagtgaggtcagtttttctcgtttgtcagagacgattgatacgtattaagacaaactttccactgcatctgccagcaataatcggtgatcggtCAATATTTCGATTACCCCAATTTACACaggaatgccaaggatcaccgctcatgctttacaatacagttggaaaaactagaacaacacctggccacaatgatgcataaagcactaaagcggaccggaagtgttggtgagccagcccccaccttTCCGAGTAACTCAAAGTTTTCGACAGAAAAATCTTTTTAATATAAACCGACCATAAACTGGTCCATTAgcatcttgtacactgaacaacatcaaaagaaaatgcattttctctgtaaattttgcacatcacttttaaaactttattcatcgtgaaacaagtgctgcacaattttcacaaatctgtcaaaaacaaaacattttatagcaacgcaactggaatgaacagtttgtgaactttcaagataggtttaaagatcaacatgcaactgtgtacaatggtaattaaacgtttgaaccattgtagaaaTTTTTATGGATATATCGTATAAGAAATAGATGTTTGCgcgtaataacactataatgttaaaatccttgcctataacatatcattatgatcaacattgtactgtttgtgtatcgtatcgaattaaactttttagacgagtatattaagcttttctggggaatggtacattctggggaatggatttctggggaatggtgcattctgggtaatggatttctggggaatggatttctgggaaatggtacattctggggaatggtacattctgggaaatggttttctggggaatggaattctggggattggtattctggggaatggttttctggggaatgttatagaatcaacAAAAATATTGTGACTCAAATCATGTTATCCTATTTCCTATTAAATAAGAGCCGAAGGAAAGCTACCTACATATAATTGTGAAAGACGGGCCCGGCTAGGATGACGTTTcgtatccagtttgactttctattccgtagAATCGTAACGTGTTCTGTgttttagttggttaaagcgccggactagcgatacggagtcgttagttcgaatcccaccaaaacaggcggtgtatatttttttttataaatttatctctcaattggTCAATTAAACGCACTTTGTCTTCAAATGCTTGCAAGTTTTTACATCTATTTCAGACATGCTGGCTGACTGGTATAGCTGGAAAACGGCAATAAAATCATTCTTCGATCTGTTTAGGGGCTAAGGGGCAATTTGTGGCGATTGATTCTTCTCTCCAATTGTAGACGAGGATATGATAAACATGTCTGTTAGGAAAACCCCGGTTCTTTAACCAAAATTTATCCAATAATAACAAAAGCTGAAATTccccccaaaaaaaaaacaaaacgaaattaACCGGCAATAAAACTGATCCTTCAAATTAGACGTAACAAGGATCCGCCCGTACCGGCTCTCTTTTGTAACAGTCTTCAATCCTTCCGATCACGTGACGCCAGCCCGGGTAAATTGCAAGACAAAAAAGAAATACGGGATAACCCAGACCGGCTGAGTCTGACCGGCGCCGGCGGCGCGGTGGCAAACAAAGCAGAATACAACTGATTACCTGAAGCAAGCGTCAAAGCAGGCGGACGCGAAAAACATGCGCGAGACACGTGAACAAAAAAGGGTTTCGCAGGTATTCTGTAGGTAAATTTAGAATTAAGCAATCCCTGTATATAAACGTTATTCTGAATATAGAGAGTTAGTTGCAAATTGAAACTTGTGTGGATCAGTCTTTTTCTTACACCAAAGCAAGACGGTCCAATTATTCAGCTCACATCCGAAAGCTTGTTATTTTCTTCAAGCTTCACTTTAGAATAGCTTCCCGAATGAGAGGAAGAACTGACTAAAGATCGAACTTGAAAAAATATCACTGCCATTTGAGCATACACTATTACAAGTACAGAATACCAATAGTATAAATCTTATAAAAATTTAGAAAGGCGTTGGCGCTttaaaaatatagtttctccgcgTTGCTTTCTATCCCAGGCTTATACCCACGGTGAAACTAATTCTGCTGGACATCGTGGAGAGCGGTGAACCTCGAAGTGGACCATGAtggtggctccagggaggaactCTAGGACGTCATCCAGGTTCACATGTGAATTGTACCTAACATCTTCCTAATGGACTTTCGCTGGTACAAATACTACCTAGAGCTACCTAGTTGTCTTTGGATCTTACGGTAGATACTgcacaatggattactgcacgaatttattctgacctgctctgcccccactcgcataaccgtcccatttgacttttcatcatttttgagttaacgttatgaatagtcatcattttcgatgtacttccaaaaacaataataaaaattatgaatttttatgtcaatatgtgaaaaaataccaagtcatgagcgtcccatatcaaaagtacccgcataacagtcccatcatggatttttgtgtcacgtaacacaaaactgaacaactttgtaatgATTGTaagattttttacagttatatattcatgtgcaaagcaatctgtgaaagtttcaagatgatcgaaatattcttcaaattttggcgatttttcaaagttttatatggaaacaagttttcaaacttcaaatgctgttttctAAATTCCTAcgttttgcaaatgggactgttatgcgagtgggggcagtgctactctcacacgaaatttgacgttagagcggtgtcggcacctctcaaacgtcaaattttctgtgagagtaagcagaccagcataaattcgtgcagtggaccatacttgAACTTGTATCTTTATTGTTCTTCATTAGTAGAATATGAAAATGGAGATGTTGAGATTATCAAACTTTTTAATTATGGAGCTCATTTCAGTTTCGTAATGAACCAGTGTGTAAAAGTATACTATTAGATTAGTTATATATGAGATGTGTTATATAAAATAacatgatactgaattgcataaaaaaacaaaatgataCTAAACTCAATGTTATGTTaaataacgtttttttttcaatcgagaaatcataataaatatttatataattgcataaaTAATTGATAGCATAATTGAAGATATTATTTAATACGAATAATTCGCTCCCACAAAATAAAACCAGGAATTCAGCTGGTTAATTAAAATGTACCCCAATTGTTCTACCGTTTAACCGCCACCACGAATCCACTTACCGTCTGCAATCGATGGCCCATCCGTTCCTCTTCCGGGCTGGCCAGCGTCAACTTCAGAATCTGCAGTCGACTGCCTCCGGAAAGCCGACCCACACATCGCACCAGATCCCCAACACTGACCGCCGGCATCCGGAAGTCGATCTCGTAGAAAACGCCCTGCATGACCGGTCCACCGGTTCGGTTCCGCAGCAGCAGCATCTTCTCGCACTCGTACGATCCGGCCTTAATGCTGAGCACATTGGCAAACACTTCCACCAGCGGGGATGCCTCCGCGTTGGACTTCGTCAGTTTCATAATGTGCTCGATCGTTCCGGTGAGGACGCGTAGCTTTTTTGCGTCTGGTTTGGTCGGATGGTCAGACGACGGAGGTTTTTGCTTCGATGGACCAGCAGTTATAGCAGGAACTGCTTTTGAAGTCCACTTATTGCCATTTCTTTCATTTCGAGGTCTCAGCGGAAGTGGTTCGAATTGCACCCGCTTCTCATTACGCTTGGGGTGTTTCAAAATCGAGACCTGGCCCTCCTCGTGTTTCCTTTTGAGCGATGTGTCGCTACTAGAGATTTGCAGGTTCTCTATGATGCGAGTGGTCACCGTTGTGGTACTGTCTGGAATGCTTGGAATAGCAAAGTTAAAACCGGAAGAGCTTGACGGCTAATGGAAGGAGAAGCTATTTGAATTCAACAAAATAACATGTGGCACATTTCTGTATTAGCATCTTACCATTCCAGCTTTCTCCACCATACTCCGCTGCTGGTTGAACATCAGGAACTGCATCGCCGCGGTCGAGGCAGCCGATGGCGGTTGGAGGACGGCGGCGGGAGTACCATAGCTCACAGAGTTCTCCTTACCGTTGCAGCCACTACTGTTGGCATTTGTGGGGGATGGTTTCCTTAGCAGCGTGGGGGTCTCCAGAACAGCTGCCGCGGACATAAGAAAGCTGGCGTTTCTTACCGGAGCCGGAGTACGAGGGCAGCCCATGACTGGAAAATGCAGAACGGTTGAAGTTTCGTAGAAGCGATTTGTCCCATGTTTCTTA contains:
- the LOC109425756 gene encoding uncharacterized protein LOC109425756 isoform X1; this encodes MMNRSCKKHGTNRFYETSTVLHFPVMGCPRTPAPVRNASFLMSAAAVLETPTLLRKPSPTNANSSGCNGKENSVSYGTPAAVLQPPSAASTAAMQFLMFNQQRSMVEKAGMPSSSSGFNFAIPSIPDSTTTVTTRIIENLQISSSDTSLKRKHEEGQVSILKHPKRNEKRVQFEPLPLRPRNERNGNKWTSKAVPAITAGPSKQKPPSSDHPTKPDAKKLRVLTGTIEHIMKLTKSNAEASPLVEVFANVLSIKAGSYECEKMLLLRNRTGGPVMQGVFYEIDFRMPAVSVGDLVRCVGRLSGGSRLQILKLTLASPEEERMGHRLQTVSGFVVAVKR
- the LOC109425756 gene encoding uncharacterized protein LOC109425756 isoform X3 encodes the protein MGCPRTPAPVRNASFLMSAAAVLETPTLLRKPSPTNANSSGCNGKENSVSYGTPAAVLQPPSAASTAAMQFLMFNQQRSMVEKAGMPSSSSGFNFAIPSIPDSTTTVTTRIIENLQISSSDTSLKRKHEEGQVSILKHPKRNEKRVQFEPLPLRPRNERNGNKWTSKAVPAITAGPSKQKPPSSDHPTKPDAKKLRVLTGTIEHIMKLTKSNAEASPLVEVFANVLSIKAGSYECEKMLLLRNRTGGPVMQGVFYEIDFRMPAVSVGDLVRCVGRLSGGSRLQILKLTLASPEEERMGHRLQTVSGFVVAVKR
- the LOC109425756 gene encoding uncharacterized protein LOC109425756 isoform X2, whose translation is MMNRSFMGCPRTPAPVRNASFLMSAAAVLETPTLLRKPSPTNANSSGCNGKENSVSYGTPAAVLQPPSAASTAAMQFLMFNQQRSMVEKAGMPSSSSGFNFAIPSIPDSTTTVTTRIIENLQISSSDTSLKRKHEEGQVSILKHPKRNEKRVQFEPLPLRPRNERNGNKWTSKAVPAITAGPSKQKPPSSDHPTKPDAKKLRVLTGTIEHIMKLTKSNAEASPLVEVFANVLSIKAGSYECEKMLLLRNRTGGPVMQGVFYEIDFRMPAVSVGDLVRCVGRLSGGSRLQILKLTLASPEEERMGHRLQTVSGFVVAVKR